One window from the genome of Acinetobacter sp. ANC 7912 encodes:
- a CDS encoding DUF808 domain-containing protein has protein sequence MASSLLILLDDIATVLDDVAVMSKMAAKKTAGVLGDDLALNAQQVSGVRSERELPVVWGVAKGSFVNKLILVPLALLISVVAPWLINPLLMIGGLFLCYEGVEKVLHSLKHKKAKTEEEAEAELTTIETDLVQFEKDKIKGAIRTDFILSAEIVVISLGTVATAAFTTKVMVLSAIAVLMTIGVYGFVAMIVKIDDLGLYLTEQASSFKQSVGRGLLAFAPKLMKTLTIVGTIAMFLVGGGIIAHTIPWFHHFTEDSVEYVEHIPTMGSIVGAVTPTFINLVIGFIAGLLVFIVIALIQKIKSKSKQA, from the coding sequence ATGGCGAGTAGCTTATTAATATTACTGGATGATATTGCCACGGTTCTGGACGATGTTGCGGTCATGAGTAAAATGGCGGCAAAAAAGACGGCTGGGGTATTGGGGGATGATTTGGCGCTCAATGCTCAGCAAGTGAGTGGTGTACGTTCAGAACGTGAGCTTCCTGTAGTATGGGGTGTCGCCAAAGGCTCCTTCGTTAATAAACTCATTCTTGTTCCTTTGGCTTTGCTGATCAGCGTAGTCGCACCATGGTTAATCAATCCTTTATTAATGATTGGTGGTCTGTTTCTGTGTTATGAAGGCGTGGAAAAGGTGCTACATAGCCTAAAGCACAAAAAAGCCAAGACTGAAGAAGAAGCTGAAGCAGAATTAACCACAATTGAAACAGATCTGGTGCAATTCGAAAAAGACAAAATTAAAGGTGCGATTCGTACTGACTTTATTTTGTCGGCTGAAATTGTTGTGATTTCGCTAGGTACTGTCGCTACTGCAGCTTTTACGACTAAGGTGATGGTACTCTCGGCAATTGCGGTGTTGATGACGATCGGAGTGTATGGCTTTGTGGCCATGATTGTAAAAATTGATGATCTGGGATTATACCTAACCGAGCAGGCATCAAGTTTCAAACAAAGTGTGGGGCGTGGTTTGCTGGCTTTTGCGCCCAAGCTTATGAAGACGCTAACGATTGTAGGAACGATTGCCATGTTCCTAGTTGGAGGCGGGATTATTGCGCATACCATCCCATGGTTCCATCATTTCACCGAAGATTCCGTAGAGTATGTCGAGCATATTCCGACAATGGGGAGTATTGTGGGTGCGGTTACTCCAACATTTATTAATTTGGTGATTGGTTTTATTGCCGGGTTGCTAGTATTTATCGTAATTGCTTTAATTCAAAAGATTAAATCTAAATCGAAGCAGGCATAA
- a CDS encoding neutral zinc metallopeptidase: MRWKGRRVSSNVEDRRGGGAKAGGISILGLIVAFVAWKFFGVDPQQAYQATKQVTQNVSSAETSGLDNPTPEQQEAMEFVGTVLADTEDTWSQVFQQQLNQQYTPPKLVMFSGVVNSGCGTAQSAMGPFYCPADQRVYIDTSFFKDMRTQMDISGEQNQTELSRNDQAGDFAQAYVVAHEVGHHIQTLLGISSQVQQARQQATKAQANKLSVYQELQADCLAGVWAYHNHERTQFLEQGDVQEAMDAAHKIGDDYLQKKAQGHAVPDSFTHGTSAQRMQWFNTGLKSGQMADCDTFNKGI; this comes from the coding sequence ATGCGCTGGAAAGGTCGTCGAGTTAGTAGCAATGTAGAAGACCGCCGTGGCGGAGGGGCTAAAGCGGGTGGGATCAGTATTCTTGGCCTGATCGTGGCCTTTGTGGCCTGGAAATTTTTTGGTGTCGATCCGCAACAGGCTTATCAAGCCACCAAACAAGTGACTCAAAATGTTTCCAGTGCAGAAACGAGTGGTCTGGATAATCCTACTCCTGAGCAACAGGAAGCGATGGAATTTGTCGGTACTGTGCTCGCAGATACAGAGGATACCTGGTCACAAGTCTTCCAGCAGCAGCTGAACCAGCAATATACGCCACCAAAACTGGTGATGTTTAGTGGTGTAGTGAATTCCGGTTGTGGTACCGCACAATCCGCCATGGGGCCGTTCTATTGCCCAGCAGACCAGAGAGTGTATATCGATACGTCTTTCTTTAAAGATATGCGTACCCAGATGGACATCAGTGGCGAGCAGAATCAAACTGAATTGTCTCGTAATGACCAGGCGGGTGATTTTGCTCAGGCGTATGTGGTGGCACATGAGGTTGGACATCATATTCAGACCTTGTTAGGCATTTCTTCACAGGTACAACAGGCACGTCAGCAGGCGACCAAAGCGCAGGCGAATAAGTTATCTGTGTATCAAGAATTACAAGCCGACTGTCTGGCAGGGGTGTGGGCATATCATAACCATGAACGTACCCAGTTTCTGGAACAGGGTGACGTGCAAGAAGCGATGGATGCTGCACATAAGATTGGTGATGACTATTTACAGAAAAAAGCCCAAGGGCATGCAGTACCTGACAGCTTTACCCATGGTACCAGCGCACAGCGGATGCAGTGGTTTAATACCGGTCTGAAATCGGGGCAAATGGCGGACTGCGATACTTTTAATAAAGGAATTTAA
- a CDS encoding MGMT family protein has product MPARFSDELAQMILSVVALIPKGKVASYGQIAKLAGLPRHARLVGRVLKEMDASSDLPWHRVINSQGKISVHKLDEQGMNIQAAKLMQEGVVVIGDKVNLKVYRWDGLHA; this is encoded by the coding sequence ATGCCAGCCAGATTCAGTGATGAACTTGCCCAAATGATTCTTAGCGTCGTAGCCTTGATTCCAAAAGGTAAAGTGGCAAGCTATGGCCAGATTGCCAAACTTGCAGGATTGCCACGGCATGCGCGACTGGTCGGACGTGTACTCAAGGAAATGGATGCATCTTCAGACTTGCCTTGGCATCGGGTGATTAATTCTCAAGGCAAAATTAGTGTGCATAAGCTGGATGAGCAGGGAATGAATATACAGGCGGCTAAATTAATGCAAGAAGGTGTGGTGGTGATAGGGGATAAAGTGAATCTAAAAGTTTATCGATGGGATGGTTTGCATGCATAA
- a CDS encoding universal stress protein, translating into MSFQNILVPIDGSQTSLAAVDKAVELAKAFNSKITVVQVMTLDPYIAAEYITAAQTNDLIERARTSIQQNLDEAKKRFEAAGVQVETQLLEGQVVNTEITKAAKTLGADLIVIGSHGRTGFKKFFLGSVAQSILGQAEIPVLVVRGHD; encoded by the coding sequence ATGTCTTTTCAAAATATTTTAGTTCCTATTGATGGTTCACAAACTTCACTTGCTGCTGTAGATAAGGCTGTAGAACTGGCCAAAGCATTTAACAGCAAAATCACCGTGGTTCAGGTGATGACTCTAGACCCTTATATCGCTGCTGAATACATCACAGCAGCACAAACCAATGACCTGATTGAACGTGCGCGCACTTCCATTCAGCAAAACTTGGATGAAGCGAAAAAACGTTTTGAAGCTGCAGGTGTTCAAGTAGAAACCCAGTTATTAGAAGGCCAGGTGGTGAATACCGAAATCACCAAAGCCGCAAAAACTTTAGGTGCTGACCTGATTGTGATCGGTTCACATGGTCGTACTGGCTTCAAGAAATTTTTCTTGGGTAGCGTGGCGCAAAGCATTCTTGGACAGGCTGAAATTCCAGTGCTGGTGGTACGCGGTCACGACTAA
- a CDS encoding sodium:proton antiporter produces MGNFFFLQLLTVVFALSIATTLFNKRVLGFPQAIGVPIVSAIFVFILQWGASLLHGNPFFSINITNIENAVRHIDFYDFLINGVICFILTSSALKFKVSDLRNHWRPIGILASLALVFCAVFFGLALYGYQFLIGKHVDLVVLLLLGAALGATDPIGIKGVLSSVRAPYHLMVKLEGESLFNDAMCIALFMTLLNVLQGESFTILGVLQTLLYEIVVAVLIGVVFGWAMLRILRGKHEMESLILTTSLLACGSYLVALLAHASAPIACVIGGLIVGNKWKEILADADIGDVNHFWHTVEGIINSFLFTLIGLELFIIDLSTSLILGGIVAFIILHVARFAANFLSFSMFPHLRRKRYNGSLAILSWGGVRGGISLALILAVANIPELEEYSSILIGYTFIVVLLSGVVCGLGLPAVMNAFYHNPNEETLGWKGWYQRLCHRMNRKGFKYIIGEDAQGNETITVYQPETLIDEKDEDGVAAVHNPEKVQEVKRLESPDNF; encoded by the coding sequence ATGGGAAATTTCTTTTTCTTACAACTTCTCACCGTTGTTTTTGCCCTATCCATTGCCACGACACTATTTAATAAGCGGGTCCTCGGCTTTCCTCAAGCGATTGGGGTGCCGATTGTTTCCGCGATTTTCGTGTTTATCCTGCAATGGGGCGCGAGTCTGCTACATGGCAATCCTTTTTTCAGCATTAATATTACCAATATTGAAAATGCAGTCCGGCATATTGATTTCTATGATTTCCTGATCAATGGGGTGATCTGTTTCATCCTGACTTCATCTGCGCTGAAATTTAAGGTGTCTGATTTACGTAACCACTGGCGTCCCATCGGGATTCTGGCGAGTCTGGCACTGGTATTCTGTGCAGTATTCTTTGGCTTAGCACTTTATGGGTATCAATTCCTGATCGGCAAACATGTTGATTTAGTGGTACTTCTGCTGCTTGGCGCCGCCTTGGGGGCTACCGACCCGATCGGAATCAAAGGGGTACTCAGTTCGGTGCGTGCGCCGTATCACCTGATGGTGAAACTGGAAGGCGAGTCGCTATTTAATGACGCAATGTGTATTGCCTTGTTTATGACCTTGCTGAATGTATTGCAAGGGGAAAGCTTTACTATTCTGGGTGTATTGCAAACGCTGCTATATGAGATTGTCGTCGCCGTGCTGATCGGTGTGGTATTTGGTTGGGCGATGTTGCGTATTCTTCGTGGTAAGCATGAAATGGAATCGCTGATTCTGACCACCTCATTATTGGCCTGTGGTTCTTATCTGGTGGCATTGTTAGCCCATGCGTCTGCACCTATTGCCTGTGTGATTGGTGGTCTGATTGTCGGTAACAAGTGGAAAGAAATTCTGGCCGATGCCGATATCGGTGACGTCAACCATTTCTGGCATACCGTGGAAGGGATTATTAATTCCTTCTTGTTTACGCTGATTGGTCTGGAACTGTTTATTATTGACCTGAGTACCAGTCTGATTCTGGGCGGGATCGTGGCCTTTATTATCTTGCACGTTGCGCGTTTTGCAGCGAACTTTTTATCTTTCTCAATGTTCCCACATCTGCGCAGAAAGCGTTACAACGGCAGTCTGGCAATTCTGTCTTGGGGTGGTGTCCGTGGGGGGATTTCGCTGGCACTGATTCTTGCGGTTGCTAATATTCCGGAGCTGGAAGAATATAGCAGTATCCTGATTGGCTATACCTTTATTGTAGTGCTGCTCTCCGGTGTGGTGTGTGGACTGGGGCTGCCGGCCGTAATGAATGCGTTTTATCACAACCCAAATGAAGAAACCCTGGGTTGGAAAGGCTGGTATCAACGGTTGTGCCATCGAATGAATCGCAAAGGCTTTAAGTATATTATCGGTGAAGATGCGCAGGGTAATGAAACCATTACTGTATATCAGCCAGAAACCTTAATTGATGAGAAAGATGAGGATGGTGTGGCAGCAGTACATAATCCGGAAAAAGTGCAGGAAGTAAAACGTCTGGAAAGTCCGGACAACTTCTAA
- a CDS encoding NAD+ synthase, with protein MKSFKIALAQFSPHVGNIDANTQKIIEQANLAKKDNADLIIFPELSILGYPAEDLILRPSLTKRTQQAFDQLAQVKDIVMIFGFVNVAEDGQRFNSAAVMKDGQVLGVYNKQTLPNYSVFDEKRYFNKGHQHLVFEYLGHKFGVLICEDVWSLNTVQQLAQLNIDTALVLNSSPYEVGKPQHRIDTMAALVKELNINLVYCNQVGGQDDLVFDGTSFVLNKTGELALQAPSFQEGLHLVEFDAEQQAFSKGTVTPVLDTMAEIYQSLVVGTRDYVQRSGFPGVILGLSGGIDSALTLAIAVDALGADKVQAVMMPYTYTAQISVEDAAEQAKTLGVTFGIAEINPIVNGFLQTLYPFFGDAPVDATEENLQARSRGTLLMALSNKFGNLVLSTGNKSELSVGYCTLYGDMVGGFAVLKDVYKTIVFELAKYRNSIAETPVIPERVITRPPSAELRPDQVDQDSLPPYEVLDAILYSYIEEDQSQDDIIAKGFDEEVVKRVIRLVDINEYKRRQGAIGPRISSRSFSRERRYPIVNGWKPGV; from the coding sequence ATGAAAAGTTTTAAAATTGCCCTTGCTCAATTCTCTCCACATGTAGGCAATATCGACGCAAATACGCAAAAAATTATCGAACAGGCCAATCTGGCAAAAAAAGACAATGCTGATCTGATTATCTTTCCAGAACTTTCGATTCTTGGTTACCCTGCAGAAGATTTAATTCTGCGTCCAAGTTTGACCAAACGTACTCAACAGGCATTTGATCAACTGGCACAAGTCAAAGACATCGTGATGATATTTGGTTTTGTGAATGTGGCTGAAGATGGTCAGCGTTTTAACTCTGCTGCTGTGATGAAAGATGGTCAGGTACTGGGTGTTTATAACAAGCAGACACTACCTAATTACAGCGTTTTTGATGAAAAGCGTTATTTCAATAAAGGCCATCAACACCTGGTCTTTGAATACCTCGGTCACAAGTTTGGCGTACTGATTTGCGAAGATGTCTGGTCTTTAAATACGGTGCAGCAATTGGCTCAGCTTAATATCGATACTGCCCTGGTACTGAACTCTTCACCTTATGAAGTCGGCAAACCACAGCACCGTATCGATACTATGGCTGCATTGGTCAAAGAACTGAATATCAATCTAGTTTACTGTAACCAGGTCGGTGGACAGGATGATCTGGTCTTTGACGGCACTAGCTTTGTTCTGAATAAAACCGGTGAACTGGCACTGCAAGCTCCAAGCTTCCAGGAAGGCCTGCATCTGGTGGAATTCGATGCTGAACAACAAGCTTTCAGTAAAGGTACCGTAACTCCTGTACTGGACACCATGGCAGAGATTTATCAAAGCTTGGTGGTTGGCACACGTGATTATGTGCAACGTTCTGGCTTCCCGGGTGTCATTCTAGGTCTGTCTGGCGGGATCGACTCTGCATTGACTTTAGCCATTGCCGTGGATGCCTTGGGTGCTGACAAAGTCCAAGCAGTGATGATGCCTTATACTTATACTGCGCAAATCAGTGTAGAAGATGCAGCAGAACAGGCCAAAACTCTAGGCGTGACTTTCGGTATTGCAGAAATCAACCCAATTGTTAATGGCTTCCTGCAAACCTTGTATCCATTCTTTGGCGATGCGCCAGTGGATGCAACCGAAGAAAACCTACAAGCACGTTCACGCGGCACACTGCTGATGGCATTATCCAACAAGTTTGGTAACCTGGTACTTTCTACCGGCAACAAATCTGAACTTTCTGTAGGCTACTGTACTCTGTACGGTGATATGGTTGGTGGTTTCGCAGTACTGAAAGACGTCTACAAAACCATTGTATTTGAACTGGCGAAATACCGTAATAGCATTGCTGAAACTCCAGTGATTCCTGAACGTGTCATCACTCGTCCACCTTCAGCAGAACTTCGCCCAGACCAAGTGGATCAGGACTCATTACCTCCATACGAAGTGCTGGATGCAATCCTGTACTCTTATATCGAAGAAGATCAAAGCCAAGATGACATCATTGCCAAAGGCTTTGATGAAGAGGTAGTAAAACGCGTGATTCGTCTGGTGGATATCAACGAATACAAACGCCGCCAAGGTGCAATCGGTCCTCGTATCAGCTCACGTTCCTTTAGCCGTGAACGCCGTTACCCAATCGTGAATGGCTGGAAACCGGGCGTCTAA